One genomic window of Nitrosomonas sp. Is35 includes the following:
- a CDS encoding serine hydrolase domain-containing protein — translation MTHKLPTHILSLTLMAACSCPVFSATGIARSGMESFDAAIPALMSRWNIPGAAVAVMKEGRLIFARGYGYADTSKSELVMPDSLFRIASISKPITATCVMRLVEQGRISLDTKVFPLLDLGFPLDSRVNQITVRNLLEHTAGWDRDISGDPIDNMVSIARSMGVSSPPDPTTFVRYMLNQSLDFNPGSRYAYSNAGYIVLGRVIEKISGQSYESYARSLLSELGITELRIGHGLPAERFLKEVQYYTDPSLPPVTSIYDRAPGTATWSNGGISIESIDAAGGWVGSAVDLVVFASSFVPSASHSLLAQATISEMIARPSYAATESTTWYSKGWSYNGGNIFHDGTLPGQGSLLVRTSDGYVWAILINTRPAPLPDDYFADIDRSLWSAIEGVTDWPANSIPFPVSSTQSDCIFRYAEENYSHYFTSTSVFSNYTSGYYYRYYPDTKNYLATSSADQHIWVYGPSFANELTDVGSASNFFSIAECH, via the coding sequence ATGACACATAAACTACCTACCCATATCCTCAGCCTGACTCTTATGGCGGCATGCTCGTGCCCCGTCTTTTCTGCCACGGGTATCGCGCGTTCTGGGATGGAGTCGTTCGATGCTGCAATACCCGCACTCATGTCGAGATGGAATATTCCAGGAGCTGCCGTCGCAGTGATGAAAGAGGGACGTCTTATTTTTGCGCGCGGCTATGGCTATGCGGATACATCGAAAAGCGAACTTGTAATGCCTGACTCACTTTTCCGTATCGCCAGTATCTCCAAACCGATCACTGCAACCTGCGTTATGAGACTTGTTGAACAGGGGAGGATTTCTCTAGACACAAAAGTGTTTCCCCTTCTTGACTTGGGATTTCCATTGGATAGTAGGGTGAATCAGATCACAGTTCGTAATTTACTCGAGCATACTGCTGGCTGGGATCGTGACATTAGTGGCGACCCGATCGACAATATGGTTTCGATTGCGCGGTCAATGGGAGTATCTTCTCCGCCCGATCCAACAACTTTCGTTCGTTATATGTTGAATCAATCGTTGGACTTCAATCCGGGTTCACGATATGCATATTCCAATGCTGGCTACATTGTGCTAGGGCGTGTCATCGAGAAAATATCCGGACAGTCCTACGAAAGCTACGCAAGATCTTTACTATCCGAGCTTGGAATCACGGAATTAAGAATAGGCCACGGTTTACCTGCGGAACGATTCTTAAAAGAGGTGCAATATTATACCGACCCATCTTTGCCCCCTGTAACTTCGATTTATGATCGTGCACCAGGCACTGCAACGTGGTCGAATGGAGGAATCTCAATCGAATCGATTGATGCAGCAGGTGGTTGGGTTGGCTCGGCTGTAGATCTCGTTGTATTTGCTTCATCATTTGTACCATCGGCTAGTCACTCCTTACTGGCGCAAGCAACAATTTCTGAAATGATTGCCAGGCCATCCTATGCTGCCACAGAAAGTACTACTTGGTATTCAAAAGGATGGAGTTATAACGGTGGCAACATCTTTCACGATGGCACCTTGCCGGGACAAGGATCATTGCTTGTTCGCACCTCAGATGGATATGTTTGGGCAATACTTATCAATACTCGTCCAGCGCCTTTACCCGATGACTATTTCGCAGATATTGACCGTTCACTTTGGTCTGCCATAGAAGGTGTTACCGATTGGCCTGCCAATTCAATTCCTTTCCCTGTTTCCAGCACCCAATCGGACTGCATATTTCGATATGCCGAGGAAAACTACTCTCATTATTTTACTTCAACATCAGTTTTCTCGAACTACACATCCGGTTACTACTATCGATACTATCCTGATACCAAGAACTATCTTGCAACATCATCAGCGGATCAACATATCTGGGTTTATGGTCCTAGTTTTGCAAATGAGCTTACCGATGTTGGTTCGGCTTCAAACTTCTTTTCCATAGCTGAATGTCACTGA
- a CDS encoding M10 family metallopeptidase, producing MTTPSTSSAVIATTLTGNNLIDSLIEGHLWASKSITYSFSGYDSYFSQDPITGYGPSTDTRSEPWSPSFAPLSSFDRFYFTEALQQWANVANIQFQLIPESFSSVGDIRVAYSSIASGQAHAYLPVNGAAKAGDIWVNADSTSATDIWTPGTYSFSTMIHEIGHALGLKHPFSGSPTLPGSWDTLSQTIMSYSAIAWNQNSELSFEPTTPMPLDILAIQYLYGKNNSYHSGDDNYFYNDYQTYHETIWDSGGTNDWLRYDGYQSSTIDLREGMGSSIGKPVYAETAVTQERIPNVWIAYDTVIENAQGGNGSDFLIANDADNFLRGGAGDDVLLAGVGRDNLNGGKGHDIFGFDAKGDFYLYDFNLKEDKFFFDPALGYGDIKDLVGGITDIRQYSTFAFVEFGNGMEIGLNGIQVSEITADMVLFSL from the coding sequence ATGACAACACCGAGTACTTCTAGTGCAGTTATCGCTACAACGCTAACCGGTAACAATCTTATAGACTCATTGATTGAAGGTCATCTATGGGCAAGTAAATCGATTACTTACAGCTTTTCTGGTTATGATTCATATTTTTCTCAAGATCCAATAACAGGTTACGGACCAAGCACTGATACACGAAGTGAGCCTTGGAGTCCATCATTTGCGCCTCTTTCTTCATTTGATCGGTTTTATTTTACAGAGGCACTGCAACAATGGGCGAATGTCGCAAATATTCAATTTCAATTGATACCGGAATCTTTCAGTAGTGTGGGCGACATTCGTGTGGCTTATAGCTCGATTGCTTCTGGACAAGCGCATGCATACCTTCCGGTAAACGGAGCAGCAAAAGCGGGTGATATCTGGGTTAATGCAGATAGTACTAGTGCAACTGACATTTGGACACCCGGCACCTACTCATTTTCCACAATGATACATGAAATCGGTCATGCACTTGGTCTCAAGCATCCTTTTTCGGGTTCACCAACGCTTCCTGGCTCTTGGGATACGCTGTCTCAGACTATCATGAGTTACTCTGCCATTGCGTGGAACCAGAATTCTGAGCTTTCATTTGAACCCACAACCCCTATGCCATTGGATATTTTAGCGATTCAATATCTGTATGGTAAAAACAATTCGTATCATAGCGGTGATGATAATTACTTTTATAATGATTACCAGACTTACCATGAGACCATTTGGGATAGTGGTGGAACTAATGATTGGCTTCGCTACGATGGTTATCAAAGTTCAACTATTGATTTGCGTGAAGGCATGGGATCGAGTATCGGTAAACCGGTGTATGCCGAAACTGCTGTTACCCAAGAACGCATTCCAAATGTTTGGATTGCATATGATACGGTAATCGAGAATGCGCAAGGAGGCAATGGTAGTGATTTTCTGATCGCAAACGATGCCGATAATTTCCTGAGAGGCGGAGCTGGAGACGATGTTCTCTTAGCGGGAGTTGGACGAGATAATCTGAATGGGGGTAAAGGACATGATATTTTTGGTTTCGATGCTAAGGGAGACTTTTATTTGTATGATTTTAACCTTAAAGAAGACAAATTTTTCTTTGATCCAGCGTTAGGTTATGGAGATATAAAGGATCTAGTTGGCGGCATAACGGATATTAGGCAATATTCCACATTCGCATTTGTTGAGTTTGGAAATGGAATGGAGATTGGGCTTAACGGCATTCAAGTAAGTGAAATTACAGCAGATATGGTTTTGTTCTCGCTCTGA
- a CDS encoding YajG family lipoprotein — MNMKILAITACFAAFSLAGCALTTDRIELQYKQQHGVMQIPGAGNISVAVKISDLRQDKSKVSNKKNGYGMEMAPILATEDVTVTIQRAIEQELKARGFQLDADAARIQIAGDLARFYSDHKMGFFSGDAIADLNMSVTVKSKKGAQLYSRQVIAQGIEPNTQLAGGENARLALNRALENGMKALFEDQAFLAALVTEP, encoded by the coding sequence ATGAACATGAAAATACTTGCCATTACAGCTTGTTTCGCAGCTTTTAGTCTTGCAGGATGCGCGCTCACCACGGATCGAATTGAACTTCAGTATAAGCAACAACACGGTGTGATGCAGATACCTGGAGCAGGTAATATCTCTGTTGCGGTTAAAATTTCAGATCTGCGGCAAGATAAAAGCAAAGTCAGTAATAAAAAGAATGGATATGGAATGGAAATGGCTCCAATTCTGGCGACAGAGGATGTCACTGTTACTATCCAAAGAGCCATCGAGCAAGAACTCAAGGCACGAGGGTTTCAACTTGATGCAGATGCTGCTCGCATTCAGATTGCTGGGGATCTGGCCCGATTTTATAGCGACCATAAAATGGGCTTTTTTTCTGGTGATGCAATTGCCGATTTGAATATGTCAGTGACTGTTAAATCGAAGAAAGGAGCTCAACTGTATTCACGACAAGTTATTGCACAAGGTATCGAACCTAACACGCAACTTGCAGGCGGGGAGAATGCAAGGCTTGCACTTAACAGAGCGCTTGAAAATGGAATGAAAGCACTTTTTGAGGATCAAGCATTTCTAGCCGCTCTGGTAACCGAGCCATAA
- a CDS encoding M48 family metallopeptidase yields the protein MKILLLAVLLLLTACATQTHNPKERTEITEAQKEAWTEQIKKWRRDSDRLESVSFRVLTKGIDYCKKLDHIATYLGVQFWSNQQLQPEWREVAQSKLNLGSEPQISFVVPSSPADSAGLKSDDKIVEVNGVVAQTVPDTLKMINEAAATGNSVTFTLQRAGERKMISVTPVMACKSKVLMGNEYSINTAADGEVVQVSRGLLHFARSDEEIAAIVSHQLAHNARKHQRTNKITGVLGGVVGGIFGGAADVALGLVTGGTFVTGTFTQLGWEAGNSMAGGISVSQLQQADQDSLHLMNMTGYEIENVPAFWRRAQEFDDPKIINELKNSHPFLQERFLTMEATQKEITERIQRGDSPYALNL from the coding sequence ATGAAAATTTTATTACTGGCTGTCTTGTTGCTATTAACTGCTTGTGCGACTCAAACGCATAACCCAAAAGAGCGCACGGAGATTACGGAAGCGCAAAAAGAAGCATGGACAGAACAAATAAAAAAATGGCGGCGTGATTCGGATAGGCTTGAATCAGTCTCTTTCAGAGTTTTAACCAAAGGAATCGATTATTGTAAGAAGCTGGATCACATTGCCACTTATCTTGGCGTCCAATTCTGGTCAAATCAGCAACTTCAACCTGAGTGGCGCGAAGTGGCGCAATCAAAACTCAACCTCGGCAGCGAGCCGCAGATATCCTTTGTAGTCCCCTCATCACCGGCAGATTCGGCAGGGCTCAAGTCTGACGACAAAATCGTGGAAGTTAACGGGGTGGTTGCGCAAACAGTTCCGGATACTTTGAAAATGATCAATGAAGCGGCGGCTACCGGAAACTCCGTTACATTTACCCTACAACGGGCCGGCGAGCGCAAGATGATTTCCGTGACACCGGTCATGGCTTGCAAAAGCAAAGTTCTTATGGGTAATGAATATTCTATAAACACAGCTGCGGATGGTGAAGTTGTTCAGGTTTCCAGGGGCTTATTGCATTTTGCCAGATCTGATGAAGAGATTGCCGCAATCGTGAGCCATCAACTTGCCCATAATGCTAGAAAACATCAAAGAACAAATAAAATCACCGGCGTTTTGGGGGGCGTTGTCGGTGGTATTTTCGGCGGAGCGGCGGATGTGGCTCTCGGCTTAGTGACGGGAGGAACATTTGTTACTGGTACATTTACCCAACTTGGCTGGGAAGCAGGAAATTCAATGGCTGGGGGTATTTCGGTCAGTCAACTGCAACAGGCAGATCAAGATAGTCTGCATTTGATGAATATGACTGGATATGAAATAGAAAATGTACCGGCATTCTGGCGCAGAGCTCAGGAATTCGACGATCCAAAAATTATCAATGAGCTAAAAAACTCTCATCCTTTCTTGCAGGAGCGCTTCTTGACCATGGAGGCCACGCAAAAAGAAATCACAGAAAGAATCCAAAGGGGCGATTCCCCCTATGCTCTCAATCTCTAA
- a CDS encoding filamentous hemagglutinin N-terminal domain-containing protein: MKNCHCFSLINEFAIGIAALLLASNAAAVNTHIQTDGSLSGIAEFNINAPGSSHPYTLSEINGKLSGHNLFYSFSDFSIGATDTAWFKLNTPDLANVITRVTGGSESLIDGKLQMTNAGSSPSFFFINPAGITFGSGASVDVPGSFYVSTASNLNFSDGHQYAAGETSASSLSSATPESFGFLGNETGNLTLSNSSLIPTELSFRSGSDIAFVGNQVQINNTSIMSEAILNNDLTQNGLDLQLIATGKEAATIELNAPSSYATAGNLTIQNAFLDASGNGSGRLVIRSGDFVATNSILSVANFGIPMSSSQGIDINVKNLLIDNSIFTSIASGAGTGGEIKVVVEDALRIQGIGRIYSQALGQGKAGNVTVSAKKAEILGIGQPKIYTGIASRAEKGSTGDAGNVTVTVTDALRMTGGGQIFSNTFSQGKSGDVFVSANQIEINGLGLQGVATGISSQAREGSANDAGNVIVEVIDTLNLIAGGQISASAFSQGKAGNINVSASRLEIDGKGLSNVVTSIASQARNGSAYDTGQIKVSVADTLKLVGGGSINSGAFSRGNAGEVRVTARNLEIDGQGFKSGISSQAEYGTGNAGAVYVDVTETLKLQGSGQISSSTFSQGKAGEVHVTAHRLKIDGQNSSNFATAIASTATEKSTGDAGKVTVVVADTIELLRSGQIGSDTSSEGIAGEVEVSAKQITIDGSGYSGDGLTGISSSAQPGSSGDAGKVTVKVADTLRLIDGGQISSSALSQSQGNAGETLVSAGELIIDGGGLSENVTGIFSATASNSMGNAGRVSVTVTDLLHMLSGGEIGSSSYSVGRAGEVIVDVGKMAIDNSVISSGALFWLNGGVGNIKINASSGDIQLNHRAFITTINLARVGIPKESGNIEINLTNGSLYLNDSSQINTKSIIGHGGKIEISAKEALSLSNSSVTTSVDGPTGNGGDINLASNFLILDTGFIEANTLAANASGGDINIQVPIIIPSGNLLFVGGNTPFQFQPLSGLNVIQAVAPDGVNGTINAITPQLNLNAMMTNLAIESFDSNVLNRDMCEVSDSSSLLQSGRGAQPLRARDLLLSPVF, translated from the coding sequence ATGAAAAATTGCCATTGCTTTTCCCTGATTAACGAATTTGCCATAGGCATCGCAGCACTGCTGCTTGCCAGTAACGCAGCAGCAGTCAATACCCATATCCAAACAGATGGCTCATTATCAGGAATTGCCGAATTTAATATCAACGCACCCGGCTCAAGCCATCCCTACACCCTGTCGGAAATTAACGGTAAATTGTCGGGTCATAATTTGTTCTATAGCTTCTCGGATTTTAGTATTGGAGCAACTGATACCGCCTGGTTTAAGTTAAATACACCCGATCTGGCCAATGTCATCACTCGAGTTACCGGCGGTTCAGAATCGCTGATTGACGGCAAGCTTCAAATGACCAATGCTGGCAGCTCGCCCAGTTTTTTCTTCATCAACCCCGCTGGCATTACTTTCGGCTCAGGCGCATCCGTTGATGTTCCCGGTTCTTTTTATGTGAGTACGGCGAGTAATTTGAATTTTAGTGATGGACATCAATATGCTGCCGGTGAAACGAGTGCCAGCTCTTTATCTTCAGCCACTCCGGAGTCATTCGGGTTTCTAGGAAATGAAACAGGGAATCTGACCTTAAGTAACTCATCGTTAATACCCACTGAGCTTAGTTTCCGGTCAGGTTCGGATATTGCATTTGTAGGCAATCAAGTCCAGATTAATAATACGTCGATTATGAGTGAAGCCATTCTCAATAATGATTTGACTCAGAATGGTCTTGATTTGCAGCTCATTGCAACAGGAAAAGAAGCTGCAACTATCGAACTGAATGCTCCATCAAGTTATGCCACGGCAGGTAATCTAACTATTCAAAATGCATTTCTGGATGCCTCAGGTAACGGATCTGGGCGGCTAGTGATTCGATCGGGTGATTTTGTTGCAACTAATAGCATCTTGAGTGTTGCAAACTTTGGCATTCCGATGTCATCCAGCCAAGGAATTGATATCAATGTAAAAAATTTGTTAATCGATAACTCTATTTTTACAAGCATAGCTTCGGGTGCTGGAACAGGTGGAGAAATTAAAGTTGTAGTAGAAGATGCATTAAGAATACAAGGAATCGGTCGGATCTATTCACAAGCTTTGGGACAAGGAAAGGCCGGTAATGTCACTGTTTCTGCAAAAAAAGCAGAGATTCTTGGAATAGGTCAACCGAAAATTTATACTGGCATTGCTAGCCGCGCTGAAAAAGGCAGCACTGGCGATGCAGGGAATGTAACCGTGACAGTTACAGATGCATTAAGAATGACTGGAGGAGGGCAAATTTTCTCAAACACTTTTTCCCAAGGAAAGTCTGGCGATGTATTTGTATCGGCAAATCAAATCGAGATAAATGGACTTGGCTTGCAAGGCGTTGCTACTGGTATTTCAAGTCAGGCTCGTGAAGGAAGTGCAAACGATGCTGGGAATGTGATTGTGGAGGTAATAGATACGCTGAATTTGATAGCTGGAGGGCAAATTTCCGCTAGTGCTTTTTCTCAGGGAAAAGCAGGCAACATCAATGTTTCGGCAAGTCGATTGGAAATTGATGGCAAGGGCTTATCAAATGTTGTTACAAGTATTGCAAGTCAAGCGCGCAATGGTAGCGCTTATGATACTGGACAAATTAAGGTCTCGGTTGCCGATACGTTAAAATTAGTCGGCGGGGGGTCTATAAATTCGGGAGCTTTCTCTCGAGGAAATGCCGGTGAAGTAAGGGTTACCGCTCGTAATTTGGAAATCGACGGACAAGGCTTCAAGTCCGGTATTTCGAGCCAGGCGGAGTATGGCACTGGCAATGCGGGGGCGGTATATGTAGATGTGACGGAGACATTGAAATTGCAAGGGAGCGGACAAATTTCCTCAAGCACCTTCTCGCAAGGAAAAGCAGGTGAAGTGCATGTTACTGCCCATCGATTGAAAATTGATGGGCAAAATTCATCGAATTTCGCTACTGCGATTGCCAGCACTGCTACCGAAAAAAGCACAGGGGATGCAGGAAAAGTGACTGTAGTAGTGGCCGATACGATAGAGCTGCTGAGAAGTGGGCAAATTGGTTCGGATACTTCTTCAGAAGGAATTGCTGGGGAGGTTGAAGTCTCTGCAAAGCAAATCACGATTGACGGCTCTGGTTATTCAGGAGATGGTCTTACAGGTATTTCAAGTTCGGCGCAACCGGGTAGCTCGGGTGATGCTGGAAAAGTAACTGTCAAGGTAGCGGATACTTTAAGACTAATAGATGGTGGACAAATTAGTTCAAGTGCATTAAGTCAATCTCAGGGAAATGCCGGAGAGACTTTAGTTTCTGCGGGAGAGTTGATCATTGATGGTGGTGGGTTATCAGAAAATGTCACTGGTATTTTTAGTGCCACTGCAAGTAATAGTATGGGTAATGCCGGACGTGTAAGCGTAACAGTAACTGATCTGTTGCATATGTTGAGTGGTGGAGAAATCGGTTCAAGTAGTTACTCTGTAGGCAGAGCGGGGGAGGTAATAGTTGACGTTGGAAAAATGGCAATCGATAATTCCGTAATTTCAAGTGGCGCGCTTTTTTGGCTAAATGGTGGTGTGGGGAATATCAAAATAAATGCCTCCAGTGGAGATATTCAATTAAATCACCGAGCATTTATTACAACAATAAATTTGGCACGTGTTGGTATCCCTAAGGAGTCCGGGAATATTGAAATTAATCTTACTAACGGTTCTTTGTATCTCAACGATTCATCGCAAATCAATACCAAATCGATTATCGGTCATGGCGGAAAAATAGAGATCAGTGCAAAAGAAGCTCTTTCATTATCTAACTCGTCTGTTACAACCTCTGTTGATGGTCCTACAGGTAATGGTGGTGATATCAATCTTGCTTCAAACTTCCTGATTCTCGATACCGGTTTTATTGAAGCAAATACACTGGCAGCGAATGCGAGTGGCGGTGATATCAATATTCAGGTGCCAATCATCATTCCTAGCGGAAATTTATTATTTGTCGGTGGTAATACGCCATTTCAATTTCAACCTTTGTCAGGACTGAATGTTATTCAAGCTGTTGCACCCGATGGAGTCAATGGCACAATCAATGCAATCACACCGCAACTCAATTTGAATGCAATGATGACCAATCTGGCCATAGAATCATTCGATTCCAATGTATTAAATCGCGACATGTGCGAGGTCAGTGACAGTAGTTCTTTGTTGCAATCCGGGCGTGGAGCGCAGCCATTGCGTGCCAGGGATTTGTTGTTGTCGCCGGTGTTTTAG
- a CDS encoding CHAT domain-containing protein, translating into MHYRMTILLLAALLIACFSNGTLAKTPTDDLLQKANDYLGKEQYYLALREAESILGNRITQEQQSLAYGIRGNTLFIMQRYSEAEESLLKAYELTEEKQRKAGYANSLGVLYLKMQDQTKPPQFFRLAAELVENDPILALRIKLNQMRVQPENVNLLGFTTILSEIAAVDSADERIRYYLNLASIVKSYALPSHTELIQRVLESAHADSTVSTDKSLRIEALDSLAEFYESQGKSEQALALSELAASLTDRMNVDDLMIQIEWRKGRIYQQQERDNEALIAFGKAVDYVQAIRRDIPVSYEDGKSSFRKTLEPIYLGYTHQLLRKAGHQNGEAKQQTLLLARQTIELIKQSELEDFLGGRCLIEGMQRSRLDDMDMQAAILYPIILEDRLELLVGIGKTIRQFSVSVSREQLRDAINSLSSQLRKWTISPGDMGDSDAYQQPAENIYRWMIAPIERDLEKESIKTLVIVPDGMMRLVPFAALYDGRKHLIERYAVSVSPGMSLLGNRNSRPLHTYQTLLAGISKPGPAVEKISESTINKLLLADSQYRDQQIVSRSLSNHHLRNPAITSETHTPVSGLQDIQSKLSLPGVETELVSLKEALKSTLLLNEQFTVANFYQQVSTQSFDIVHIASHGFFSSDADKSFLMAYDDILKLDDLKSFLKRGKDATKGIQLLTFSACETAEGDDRAPLGFTGAALKADAKSALGSLWPISDEAASQLMISFYKNLMQHKSKAEALRQAQLELLKTDHLRHPSFWSPFILVGNWL; encoded by the coding sequence ATGCACTACCGTATGACCATTCTCCTGCTTGCTGCACTTCTAATCGCCTGTTTTTCTAACGGTACGCTTGCTAAAACACCCACCGATGATTTATTACAAAAAGCCAACGATTATCTGGGTAAGGAGCAATATTACTTGGCGCTACGAGAGGCTGAGAGTATTTTAGGAAACAGAATAACCCAAGAACAGCAATCTCTCGCCTATGGAATCAGAGGCAATACCTTATTCATCATGCAACGCTACAGCGAGGCAGAAGAATCTTTACTTAAAGCATACGAGCTGACCGAAGAGAAACAACGCAAAGCAGGTTATGCCAACAGTCTGGGTGTGCTTTACTTGAAGATGCAGGATCAAACCAAGCCGCCGCAATTCTTTCGGCTTGCTGCCGAGCTTGTCGAGAACGATCCAATCTTGGCATTAAGGATTAAATTAAATCAGATGCGTGTTCAACCAGAAAACGTCAATCTGCTCGGCTTTACAACAATTCTCTCTGAAATTGCTGCTGTTGATTCTGCTGATGAGCGGATTCGATATTATTTGAATTTGGCGTCAATCGTAAAATCGTATGCGCTACCGTCACATACCGAACTCATACAGCGTGTGTTGGAAAGCGCACACGCTGATAGCACCGTCAGTACGGATAAATCGTTGCGCATCGAAGCACTCGATAGCCTTGCCGAGTTTTATGAGTCGCAAGGCAAAAGTGAACAAGCGCTGGCGTTAAGCGAATTGGCTGCTTCGCTGACAGATCGAATGAATGTGGATGATTTAATGATTCAGATTGAATGGCGCAAGGGCAGAATCTACCAGCAGCAAGAGCGTGACAATGAAGCTTTAATCGCTTTCGGAAAAGCAGTTGATTACGTTCAGGCCATACGCAGGGATATTCCAGTGTCATACGAAGATGGCAAATCGTCTTTCCGTAAAACCTTGGAGCCTATATATTTAGGCTATACCCATCAATTGTTGAGAAAAGCCGGACACCAAAATGGCGAGGCCAAGCAACAAACATTGTTACTAGCGCGTCAAACTATCGAATTAATCAAGCAATCCGAGCTGGAAGATTTTTTGGGCGGGCGCTGTTTGATCGAAGGAATGCAACGCAGTAGGCTGGATGACATGGATATGCAAGCTGCTATCCTGTATCCGATTATTTTAGAAGATCGGCTGGAGTTGCTGGTTGGTATCGGCAAAACGATACGCCAGTTTTCCGTTTCTGTTTCGAGAGAACAACTCCGTGATGCAATTAATAGTCTATCCAGTCAGTTGCGCAAATGGACGATTTCTCCAGGAGATATGGGTGACTCGGATGCTTATCAGCAACCGGCTGAAAATATCTATCGATGGATGATTGCACCCATAGAGCGTGACTTGGAAAAAGAATCCATCAAAACGCTTGTGATCGTACCTGATGGCATGATGAGATTGGTGCCTTTTGCTGCTCTATATGATGGCAGAAAGCATTTGATTGAGAGGTATGCAGTTTCCGTATCACCCGGGATGAGTTTGTTAGGAAACAGGAATAGCCGTCCATTACACACTTACCAAACTTTACTTGCCGGAATTAGTAAACCAGGTCCCGCTGTTGAGAAAATATCGGAATCAACGATCAATAAGTTGCTGCTGGCTGATTCACAATATCGCGACCAACAGATAGTTTCACGCAGCCTATCCAATCATCATCTTCGAAATCCCGCGATCACCAGTGAAACTCATACTCCTGTGAGCGGGTTACAAGATATTCAGAGTAAGCTAAGCTTGCCTGGTGTGGAAACAGAGCTGGTCAGCCTTAAAGAAGCACTGAAAAGCACACTTCTACTGAACGAGCAATTTACCGTAGCCAATTTTTATCAACAAGTTTCCACCCAATCATTCGACATCGTGCATATCGCATCGCACGGCTTTTTCTCATCCGACGCAGATAAAAGTTTTTTAATGGCCTACGACGACATTCTAAAGCTGGATGATCTTAAAAGTTTCTTGAAGAGAGGCAAGGATGCTACAAAAGGGATCCAGTTACTGACATTCAGTGCTTGCGAAACGGCCGAAGGCGACGATCGCGCTCCGCTGGGTTTTACCGGAGCAGCGCTCAAAGCGGATGCAAAAAGCGCGCTTGGTTCGCTATGGCCGATTTCCGATGAGGCGGCTTCACAATTGATGATCAGTTTCTATAAAAACCTGATGCAACATAAGAGTAAGGCGGAAGCGCTCCGCCAAGCGCAATTGGAATTGTTAAAGACTGACCACCTTCGTCATCCTTCTTTTTGGTCACCGTTTATTCTGGTTGGAAATTGGTTATGA